A stretch of DNA from Hoeflea ulvae:
GGTCCCGACCCGCCTGTCGCAGTGCCGCGCGCACACCCTCGACACGGTCTGCGGCGCGGTCGTTCATCGCCGTCACACCGGCAATCATGGCGATGTCGCGATGGCCGAGCGCGATCACGCGGGTGGCAAGGGCTTCCGCCGCGCGCCTGTTGTCGAAGCCGACAAAATGATCGGCACTGTCGCCCAGGCTCCAGGCCAGCACATAGGGAATGCCGCGCCGGCGCAGGAAATCGTAAGTTGTGGCGGGCCGGGCCGAACCGATGAGCAGCAGACCGTCGGCGCCGCGTCCGGCCAATGCGCGGATCTGCTCGGCCTCGCGGTCGAAGTCATAGCCGGAACTGGCGACAAGCAAGGTGACACCGACCGAGGAGAGCGTCTCCTGGAAGGCCTGCATGCCCCGGGCGAAAATGGCGTTGTCCATGGTCGGAATCACGGCGCCGATGGTGTTGGTCCGCCCCGAGGCCAGAGCGCGTCCGCCAAAATCGGGCGTGTAGCCCAGCGCGTTGACGGCCTGCATCACCCGCTCGCGCGTCGGCGCGATCACCCGGTCAGGGGCATTCAGGCAGCGTGAAACGGTGGCGGTCGACACGCCCGCCGCCCGCGCGACATCGTCCAGAGTTGGTCTTGTGTGCTGGTTCATTGCGCCTCCAGGGCACTCTTACACAAAGGAAAATCATAACGCACGATGTAAGCGCTTGCAAATGTTGATGCAAGCGCTTACATTGACTTTCGTGGAAGACCTTTGGAGGGGTTATGACGCAAGCAGGAAAACCGGCATTCTGGATCGCAGGCCTCTTGATGGTTCTGTTCACCGCAGACGTCACCGCCGGTGCATTTTTCCGTGCAGCCTTTCTGTCCGATGTGGCGGCAGCCCTCGTGCTTGCAATCTCCTGCAGTTTCTTCGTCGCCGGCCTTCTGCTGCTTGAAGGGCAGGAAAAGCGCGACGAAACCACGACAACTCACAGGGAGGAGGAAACCCAATGACAAACGGAATTCTTAACGACGAGCTGGCCTCGGCCGAACGGCGCAACTTTCTCAGGCTCACCGCCAAGGGCGCGTTCACCGCGGCGCTGGTGGCCGGAGTGGCCGGAACCTTGTGGTCCGAAGAGGCCGTTGCCCAGACCGCCAAGGAAGAAAGCGAGCGCGAGGCCGCGGCCGAGCACACCATGACGATCGCCACCGCCTATATTCTCGGTGCGTCGCGCAGCTATCCAATCATGCAGCTTGATCTCAAGGAAAACATCCAGAACGCCACCAATGGCAAGGTC
This window harbors:
- a CDS encoding LacI family DNA-binding transcriptional regulator → MNQHTRPTLDDVARAAGVSTATVSRCLNAPDRVIAPTRERVMQAVNALGYTPDFGGRALASGRTNTIGAVIPTMDNAIFARGMQAFQETLSSVGVTLLVASSGYDFDREAEQIRALAGRGADGLLLIGSARPATTYDFLRRRGIPYVLAWSLGDSADHFVGFDNRRAAEALATRVIALGHRDIAMIAGVTAMNDRAADRVEGVRAALRQAGRDPASLPIIEAPYSFEDGSNAFAALMQRVPRPTAVICGNDILAVGAIGRAKALGLRVPDDVSVTGFDNIDIAAFVEPALTTVHVPHRRMGVAAAQQLLQMIAGDTADARVEFGTEIVERGSLAAAPV